A genomic window from Struthio camelus isolate bStrCam1 chromosome 2, bStrCam1.hap1, whole genome shotgun sequence includes:
- the PDE7A gene encoding high affinity 3',5'-cyclic-AMP phosphodiesterase 7A isoform X4, producing MGIALIWCLALILIKRITFKRRGAISYDSSDQTALYIRMLANSEIEVSVSARNVRRLLSFQRYLRSSRFFRGITVPNSSNILDDDYNGQAKCMLEKVGNWNFDIFLFDRLTNGNSLVSLTFHLFNLHGLIEHFQLDTMKLRRFLVMVQEDYHSQNPYHNAVHAADVTQAMHCYLKEPKLSKSLTPWDVLLSLIAAATHDLDHPGVNQPFLIKTNHYLATLYKNTSVLENHHWRSAVGLLRESGLFAHMSLENRQLMESQIGDLILATDISQQNEYLSMFRSHLDRGDLCLEDANHRHFILQMALKCADICNPCRTWELSKQWSEKVTEEFFHQGDIEKKYHLGVSPLCDRQTETIANIQIGFMTYLVEPLFGEWARFSNTRLSQTMLGHLGLNKASWKGVQREQCISGDDADPTFEEMDSDILPQEPRLS from the exons caAATTCTGAAATTGAGGTGTCTGTATCTGCAAGAAATGTCAGAAGGTTGCTTAGTTTCCAGCGATACCTGAGATCTTCCCGTTTTTTCCGTGGTATCACTGTTCCAAATTCTTCAAACATTTTAGATGATGATTACAATGGACAAGCAAAG tgtatGCTGGAGAAGGTTGGAAATTggaattttgatatttttcttttcgaTAGACTGACAAATG gAAACAGTCTAGTCAGCTTAACCTTCCATCTGTTTAATCTTCATGGACTAATTGAACACTTCCAGTTAGATACGATGAAACTTCGTAGATTTTTGG TAATGGTTCAAGAAGATTATCACAGTCAAAACCCTTATCATAATGCAGTTCATGCTGCTGATGTGACTCAGGCCATGCACTGTTATTTAAAAGAGCCTAAG CTTTCCAAATCTTTAACTCCATGGGATGTTCTGCTCAGTTTAATTGCAGCTGCCACACATGATTTGGATCACCCAGGCGTTAACCAACCTTTCCTAATTAAAACAAACCATTACTTAGCAACTTTATATAAG aatacCTCAGTATTAGAGAACCATCACTGGAGATCAGCAGTAGGGTTGTTGAGAGAATCTGGCTTATTTGCACATATGTCATTAGAAAACAG GCAGCTGATGGAAAGTCAGATAGGTGATCTCATTCTTGCCACAGACATCAGTCAGCAAAATGAATATCTGTCCATGTTTCGATCTCATTTGGATAGAGGAGACCTATGTTTAGAGGATGCAAACCATCGTCACTTCATTTTACAG ATGGCTTTGAAGTGTGCTGATATTTGTAATCCATGTCGGACTTGGGAGCTGAGTAAGCAGTGGAGTGAAAAAGTAACAGAGGAATTCTTCCATCAAG GAGACATTGAAAAAAAGTATCACTTGGGTGTGAGTCCACTGTGTGATCGGCAGACAGAAACTATTGCCAACATCCAGATTG gttttatgaCCTACTTAGTGGAGCCACTGTTTGGGGAGTGGGCCCGGTTCTCAAACACCAGGCTGTCGCAGACAATGCTTGGGCATCTGGGACTGAATAAGGCTAGTTGGAAGGGAGTGCAGCGAGAACAGTGCATCAGCGGTGACGATGCTGATCCTACTTTTGAGGAAATGGACTCAGACATATTACCTCAGGAACCTCGATTGTCCTGA